Proteins from one Shewanella pealeana ATCC 700345 genomic window:
- a CDS encoding NupC/NupG family nucleoside CNT transporter: MEVFISLFGMLCLMGLAVALSENRKAINPRTVLGALAFQVAFGAFVMYVPMGQAVLDGASNGVMHVIGYANEGLAFLFGDLAKFGVGFIFVINVLFVVVFISALIAVLYYLGIMQLVIGLIGGGLSKLLGSSRAESLSATANIFVGPIEAPSMVRPFVKHMTRSELFAVMTGGLASVAGGTMIGYIQMGVDVKYVLTAAFMTAPAGLLFAKLMWPETETPQNDIKKVMDDVADKPANVLDAAASGAAMGMQQVLSVSALLLAFVALIAMVNGMLGGIGGWFGIEDLTMQAILGYILAPLAWVMGVPWSEATQAASFIGQKMVINEFVAYIDFLKVSDQLSEKTQIIISFALCGFANIGSLAMVIGGLAALCPERRHDLSALGMKALIAAALANLMSGTIAGLLYSLAG, encoded by the coding sequence ATGGAAGTTTTCATCAGTTTGTTCGGCATGCTTTGTCTTATGGGCTTAGCGGTTGCACTATCAGAAAATAGAAAAGCAATTAATCCTAGAACCGTACTCGGTGCGTTAGCATTTCAAGTCGCCTTTGGTGCATTTGTTATGTATGTGCCTATGGGGCAGGCGGTGCTTGATGGCGCATCAAATGGCGTGATGCACGTTATTGGTTACGCTAACGAAGGCTTAGCTTTCTTGTTTGGTGACCTCGCGAAGTTTGGTGTTGGCTTTATCTTTGTGATTAACGTGCTATTTGTGGTGGTCTTCATCAGCGCATTAATCGCCGTACTTTATTACCTTGGCATCATGCAGTTGGTTATTGGCCTGATTGGTGGCGGCTTATCTAAGCTACTGGGTTCAAGCCGTGCAGAATCGCTATCTGCGACAGCCAATATCTTTGTTGGCCCAATTGAAGCCCCTTCAATGGTACGTCCCTTTGTTAAGCACATGACTCGCTCTGAGCTATTCGCAGTAATGACTGGTGGTTTGGCATCAGTTGCGGGTGGCACCATGATTGGTTACATCCAGATGGGGGTTGACGTTAAATACGTGCTAACCGCCGCCTTTATGACGGCGCCTGCGGGCCTGCTATTTGCTAAGTTGATGTGGCCAGAAACTGAAACGCCACAAAACGACATCAAGAAAGTGATGGACGATGTGGCAGACAAACCAGCAAACGTACTCGACGCAGCAGCCAGCGGCGCAGCTATGGGAATGCAGCAAGTATTGTCAGTGTCTGCGTTGCTATTAGCATTCGTGGCTCTTATCGCCATGGTTAACGGTATGCTTGGCGGCATCGGCGGCTGGTTTGGTATTGAAGACCTGACGATGCAGGCTATCTTAGGTTATATCTTGGCACCACTTGCTTGGGTGATGGGTGTACCTTGGAGCGAAGCGACTCAGGCTGCTTCATTTATCGGCCAGAAGATGGTGATCAATGAATTTGTAGCCTATATAGACTTCTTAAAAGTATCCGACCAGCTATCAGAAAAGACCCAAATTATCATCAGTTTTGCCCTGTGTGGCTTCGCTAACATCGGCTCATTAGCCATGGTGATTGGTGGTTTAGCGGCGCTTTGCCCTGAACGTCGTCACGACTTAAGTGCACTAGGTATGAAGGCGTTAATAGCTGCTGCTCTAGCTAACTTAATGAGCGGTACCATTGCAGGCTTACTTTATAGCTTAGCGGGTTAA
- a CDS encoding DUF2238 domain-containing protein, which yields MNKRAAWLVIFFAVLIWSGINPKDQFTWFLEVAPALIALPILIYTRNSFTLTSLAYGLILIHCIILMVGGHYTYAEVPLFDWISDWTGGERNNYDKVGHFAQGFIPTILAREVFIRLSVVKVGAWCNFLAICFALAFSAFYELIEWWVAELTGEDAEAFLGTQGYVWDTQSDMAMALVGAISAVLLLSRLHDKALREKLNLAKL from the coding sequence TTGAATAAAAGAGCTGCTTGGCTAGTGATATTCTTCGCTGTCTTGATCTGGTCAGGGATAAATCCTAAAGATCAATTTACCTGGTTTTTAGAGGTGGCACCGGCGTTAATTGCCCTGCCTATTTTAATCTACACCCGTAATAGCTTCACTCTGACCAGTTTAGCTTATGGTTTGATCTTGATTCACTGCATTATCTTGATGGTGGGCGGGCATTACACCTATGCCGAAGTACCGCTGTTCGATTGGATTAGCGATTGGACCGGAGGCGAGCGTAACAACTACGACAAGGTCGGGCACTTTGCCCAAGGCTTTATTCCGACTATTTTGGCGCGCGAGGTGTTTATTCGCTTGAGTGTGGTTAAAGTCGGCGCTTGGTGTAACTTCTTAGCTATCTGTTTTGCTTTAGCATTCTCTGCTTTTTACGAACTCATTGAATGGTGGGTTGCGGAGCTTACAGGCGAAGATGCAGAGGCATTTTTAGGCACCCAAGGCTATGTGTGGGACACGCAATCGGATATGGCTATGGCGTTAGTTGGGGCGATTTCGGCAGTCCTTCTCCTCAGTCGTTTGCATGATAAGGCACTGAGGGAAAAGCTTAATCTCGCCAAGCTATGA
- a CDS encoding helix-turn-helix transcriptional regulator, with amino-acid sequence MSKIDEVIFLHQVASPCHLAILAESIGLKTQVISNVEQLDPNSHSNCFYLVSQQGAALDINGIPLVASQLVKHVPVALYQVEREGLSAEAALLQGIRGLLFNNERMDLLLTGLRKMLSDELWFDRPLMSKVLRQLVNKMGISESLTSEASESLEGLTNREKTIIQLVSSGARNKEIADKLCISEHTVKAHISSIFRKTQARNRVELLRWAQSFESQLNLYELSH; translated from the coding sequence ATGAGTAAAATTGATGAGGTTATCTTTCTTCATCAGGTGGCATCTCCTTGCCACTTAGCTATTCTTGCGGAGTCAATTGGACTGAAAACGCAGGTTATCTCTAACGTAGAACAGCTTGACCCCAATAGTCACAGTAACTGCTTTTATCTTGTCTCTCAGCAAGGTGCAGCACTGGATATTAATGGTATTCCGCTGGTGGCGAGTCAATTAGTTAAGCATGTTCCTGTGGCGCTTTATCAAGTCGAACGTGAAGGTCTATCTGCAGAAGCCGCGCTGCTTCAGGGGATCCGTGGTCTACTGTTTAATAACGAGCGTATGGATCTGCTACTAACGGGATTACGTAAGATGCTTAGCGATGAGCTATGGTTCGACAGACCATTAATGAGCAAAGTATTGCGCCAACTTGTCAATAAGATGGGCATTTCTGAATCTTTAACAAGTGAGGCCTCCGAATCACTCGAGGGACTAACCAATCGTGAGAAAACCATCATTCAATTGGTGTCCAGTGGCGCACGTAACAAAGAGATAGCCGATAAGCTGTGTATTAGTGAGCATACGGTAAAGGCGCATATTTCCTCTATATTCAGAAAAACCCAAGCCAGAAACCGTGTAGAACTATTGCGCTGGGCACAGTCATTTGAAAGCCAACTTAATTTATATGAATTAAGTCACTAA